A single window of Culicoides brevitarsis isolate CSIRO-B50_1 chromosome 3, AGI_CSIRO_Cbre_v1, whole genome shotgun sequence DNA harbors:
- the LOC134835681 gene encoding uncharacterized protein LOC134835681: MTENQEEINNSSNISEEIDEIEADMSFGSSYDADCDVTSSENTDDSISKDEDDEHWDSYLDDPEIAALIMTRFAGAVQKFRESSKAVHELFLDTWKMENAVGKLSDPKKHKKDPRVFDVYTQIAEAGTNLDALLKEMDFLKLRHAENIKNQVKVAPISKDEKARVKQHLAKLGVELQQIRRSNAKWTHAFEKRYNITAEDLE; encoded by the exons ATGACTGAAAATCAAGAAGAAATCAACAATTCGTCAAACATTTCGGAAGAAATTGACGAAATTGAAGCCGACATGAGTTTTGGCAGCAGTTACGACGCTGATTGTGACGTCACATCTTCCGAGAATACGGACGATTCAATTTCCAAAGATGAGGACGACGAGCATTGGGACTCGTATCTTGATGATCCAGAAATTGCTGCCTTGATTATGACTCGTTTTGCTGGCGCCGTGCAAAAATTTAGAGAATC CTCGAAGGCAGTTCATGAGTTGTTTTTGGACACTTGGAAGATGGAAAATGCAGTTGGCAAGCTCAGTGATccgaaaaaacacaaaaaggaTCCTCGAGTATTTGACGTTTACACGCAAATAGCTGAAGCAGGAACCAATT tggatGCTTTGCTCAaagaaatggattttttgaagttgCGTCATGCGGAGAATATCAAGAATCAagtg aaagtggCTCCAATCTCGAAGGACGAAAAGGCACGAGTCAAGCAACATCTTGCCAAATTGGGTGTCGAATTGCAGCAAATTAGGCGCTCCAATGCGAAATGGACACACGCGTTTGAGAAGAGATACAACATCACTGCAGAAGACCTCGAATAA
- the LOC134834985 gene encoding uncharacterized protein LOC134834985, which translates to MSASENPNHVQVSDLSNTGNSSLTIMDLKDDCLLEIFENLNLWQLLNIRQLCQRFSDLTDRFRYKYATFTAKIRNDDKFISIIKYVGPCLKDVHLYKFDNGDVLEAMLKFCPNLENLTLYDVHLFTRDKIMKLKSVVRNLKHLCLWNCKFNDDLGECFKGASSLESLNVRSNHVRITKKFFRNISSLKRLSIRSCVYYSQFAQVLINNPMLEVFHTEIIYDGILNDLVRHAPGVKELELTFFSRGPCPSISCLSDLPNLKSLAIHGYRGQEVNLLLDNLSTKNIIEELTLGYDCQPNMEAIIKLTNLKKLKLYGDELKDVVRLPDLQKEKELLNLINSLKKLKKINLRRTNVTFEFVKNLIKMLKQQAESRSKLEVKVSFVFFEDCLPEYEASVFMKDCEDKLKMLLAENKQVLEFRYYECR; encoded by the exons ATGAGTGCTTCAGAGAACCCAAATCATGTCCAAGTGAGCGATTTGa gcAATACTGGAAATTCCTCGCTCACAATAATGGATCTGAAAGACGACTGTTTgctcgaaatttttgaaaatttaaatctttggcAATTATTGAATATTCGTCAACTTTGTCAGCGTTTCAGTGACTTGACCGATCGTTTTCGTTATAAATATGCAACTTTTACTGCCAAAATTCGTAACGATGACAAATTTATCAGCATTATCAAGTATGTGGGACCTTGTTTAAAAGATGTGCATCTATACAAGTTTGATAATGGAGATGTTTTGGAGGCAATGTTAAAGTTTTGTCCGAACTTGGAAAACTTGACACTTTATGACGTTCATCTATTTACCCGTGATAAAATCATGAAACTTAAATCAGTGGTTAGGAATTTGAAGCATTTGTGTTTATGGAATTGCAAATTCAACGATGACTTGGGAGAATGTTTCAAAGGCGCATCATCCTTAGAGTCATTGAACGTCAGATCGAATCATGtcagaattacaaaaaaattctttcgaaACATTTCAAGCTTGAAGCGGCTTTCTATTCGAAGCTGTGTTTATTATTCTCAATTTGCTCAAGTTCTCATTAATAATCCAATGTTGGAGGTATTCCACacagaaattatttatgatggAATTTTGAATGATCTCGTTAGACATGCACCGGGTGTCAAAGAATTGGAGTTGACGTTCTTCAGTCGCGGTCCTTGTCCATCCATTAGCTGTTTATCTGATTTACCCAATTTAAAGAGCCTTGCTATTCACGGTTACAGGGGAcaagaagtaaatttattattagacAATTTGAGCACCAAAAATATCATCGAAGAGCTAACTCTTGGCTATGATTGTCAACCAAACATGGAAGCGATCATCAAATTgacaaatctaaaaaaattaaagttatacGGTGATGAATTAAAAGATGTTGTTCGCTTGCCAGACttgcaaaaagaaaaagaacttCTTAATCTgataaattctttgaaaaagctgaaaaagataaatttacgTCGTACTAACGTAACATTTGAATTTGTAAAGAATctgataaaaatgttgaaacaaCAAGCTGAAAGTCGTTCCAAACTGGAAGTTAAagttagttttgtttttttcgagGATTGCTTGCCTGAATACGAGGCCTCAGTCTTCATGAAGGATTGCGAGGATAAGCTGAAAATGTTGCTTGCagaaaataaacaagtttTGGAATTTCGATACTATGAATGTCGatga
- the LOC134834599 gene encoding endoplasmic reticulum mannosyl-oligosaccharide 1,2-alpha-mannosidase isoform X1: MAERSQSHIALMLGNVNDGKPVNQRRSWKRVWNGLSRFQKNLIFTLIAAFIFTIFFLLPQHNQQNAHSDDGRASHHRINNQNVVQVAKQVSAFEANQYENDEKSRDDDQPAKNREPSERENRPLAKPNNINDMNKSFRNNFVMPEADDDAENEMIDRPNVSGGVKETAKDFKGPTNDRQRATVEAFKHAWRGYKEFAWGHDNLKPISEGYHDWFGLGLTIVDSLDTMYMMDLQDEFDEARNWVDQHLKFDVNRDVNLFEVTIRVLGGLLSSYHLSGDKMFLEKATDLGNRLLPCFDTPSGIPYSDINLETMKAHAPKWSPDSSTSEVTTLQLEFRDLSYSVGNPIYEQVVSVINRKVHELNKKEGLVPIFINAHTGQFREYSTISLGARGDSYYEYLLKQWIQFGKKNDDFLIEDYKTAIDGVLNLLVKRTPKEKHLYIGELINSKDFKPKMDHLVCFMPGTLILGFKNGMPESHLNLARDLLETCYQTYMYQPTHLAPEITYFNLNGESETDMYVKVNDAHNLLRPEFVESLYYFYALTGNKTYQDMGWEVFQAFEKYTKVKQGYTSIGNVKNVLNTRPRDMMESFWLGETLKYFYLLFSDDRNEVDLEKFVFNTEAHPLPIREIQ, from the exons ATGGCGGAACGTTCTCAAAGCCACATTGCTCTCATGCTGGGCAATGTGAACGATGGAAAGCCAGTTAATCAACGGCGAAGCTGGAAACGG GTGTGGAATGGCCTTTCACGGTTTCAAAAGAACCTCATTTTCACCCTAATTGCCGCATTTATCttcacaatatttttcctaCTGCCGCAACATAATCAGCAGAACGCGCACAGTGATGACGGCAGGGCCTCGCATCACCGTATCAACAATCAGAATGTAGTTCAAGTAGCGAAACAAGTGTCTGCG TTCGAGGCCAATCAgtatgaaaatgatgaaaaatcgcGCGATGATGACCAGCCCGCTAAAAATCGCGAACCATCGGAGCGTGAAAATCGTCCGCTCGCAAAACCAAACAACATTAATGACATGAATAAGAGTTTCCGGAACAATTTTGTGATGCCCGAGGCGGATGATGATGCGGAAAATGAGATGATTGACCGTCCAAATGTCAGTGGAGGCGTTAAAGAGACGGCAAAGGACTTCAAG ggtCCCACAAATGATCGCCAACGTGCCACAGTGGAAGCTTTCAAGCATGCCTGGCGCGGCTACAAGGAGTTCGCGTGGGGTCACGACAATTTAAAACCCATTTCCGAAGGATATCACGACTGGTTCGGGCTTGGCTTGACAATTGTGGACTCTCTCGACACGATGTACATGATGGACCTCCAAGATGAATTCGACGAAGCACGAAACTGGGTAGACCAACACCTAAAATTTGACGTAAATCGTGATGTGAATTTGTTTGAAGTCACTATTCGGGTGCTGGGAGGTCTTTTGAGCTCGTATCACTTGAGCGGTGATAAAATGTTTCTCGAAAAAGCC acggATTTGGGTAATCGGCTACTTCCGTGCTTCGATACCCCCTCGGGCATTCCATATTCCGACATTAATTTGGAAACGATGAAGGCTCATGCGCCTAAATGGTCGCCCGATAGCTCCACGAGTGAAGTTACAACGCTTCAGCTGGAGTTCCGGGACTTGTCGTACAGCGTTGGCAATCCGATTTATGAGCAAGTTGTTTCGGTGATCAATCGAAAAGTGCacgaattgaataaaaaagaggGTTTGGTGCCGATTTTCATCAATGCTCATACCGGGCAGTTCCGGGAGTATTCGACGATATCATTGGGAGCACGAGGAGATTCCTACTACGAGTATTTGTTGAAGCAGTGGATACAATTCGGgaagaaaaatgatgattt tttgatcGAAGACTACAAAACCGCCATCGATGGTGTCCTGAATCTCCTGGTGAAACGCACGCCCAAAGAAAAGCATCTCTACATCGGCGAACTGATCAACAGCAAAGATTTCAAGCCGAAAATGGACCATCTTGTGTGTTTCATGCCCGGCACTCTCATTCTCGGCTTCAAAAACGGCATGCCCGAGTCTCACTTGAATCTCGCGCGAGATTTGCTCGAAACGTGTTACCAAACGTACATGTACCAACCGACGCATTTGGCACCCGAAATCACGTATTTCAACCTGAATGGCGAAAGTGAGACCGATATGTATGTCAAAGTCAACGACGCCCATAACTTGCTGCGACCCGAATTCGTCGAGAGTTTGTATTACTTTTACGCTTTGACCGGAAATAAAACGTACCAAGACATGGGCTGGGAAGTTTTTCAGGCATTCGAGAAGTACACGAAGGTCAAACAGGGCTACACGTCAATTGGGAACgtgaaaaatgtcttgaaCACGCGACCGCGCGACATGATGGAGAGTTTCTGGCTGGGCGAGACCCTCAAATATTTCTATTTGCTCTTCAGTGACGACCGGAACGAAGtggatttggaaaaatttgtgtttaatACCGAAGCACATCCATTGCCGATACGGGAAATTCAGTAA
- the LOC134834599 gene encoding endoplasmic reticulum mannosyl-oligosaccharide 1,2-alpha-mannosidase isoform X2, protein MAERSQSHIALMLGNVNDGKPVNQRRSWKRVWNGLSRFQKNLIFTLIAAFIFTIFFLLPQHNQQNAHSDDGRASHHRINNQNVVQVAKQVSAGPTNDRQRATVEAFKHAWRGYKEFAWGHDNLKPISEGYHDWFGLGLTIVDSLDTMYMMDLQDEFDEARNWVDQHLKFDVNRDVNLFEVTIRVLGGLLSSYHLSGDKMFLEKATDLGNRLLPCFDTPSGIPYSDINLETMKAHAPKWSPDSSTSEVTTLQLEFRDLSYSVGNPIYEQVVSVINRKVHELNKKEGLVPIFINAHTGQFREYSTISLGARGDSYYEYLLKQWIQFGKKNDDFLIEDYKTAIDGVLNLLVKRTPKEKHLYIGELINSKDFKPKMDHLVCFMPGTLILGFKNGMPESHLNLARDLLETCYQTYMYQPTHLAPEITYFNLNGESETDMYVKVNDAHNLLRPEFVESLYYFYALTGNKTYQDMGWEVFQAFEKYTKVKQGYTSIGNVKNVLNTRPRDMMESFWLGETLKYFYLLFSDDRNEVDLEKFVFNTEAHPLPIREIQ, encoded by the exons ATGGCGGAACGTTCTCAAAGCCACATTGCTCTCATGCTGGGCAATGTGAACGATGGAAAGCCAGTTAATCAACGGCGAAGCTGGAAACGG GTGTGGAATGGCCTTTCACGGTTTCAAAAGAACCTCATTTTCACCCTAATTGCCGCATTTATCttcacaatatttttcctaCTGCCGCAACATAATCAGCAGAACGCGCACAGTGATGACGGCAGGGCCTCGCATCACCGTATCAACAATCAGAATGTAGTTCAAGTAGCGAAACAAGTGTCTGCG ggtCCCACAAATGATCGCCAACGTGCCACAGTGGAAGCTTTCAAGCATGCCTGGCGCGGCTACAAGGAGTTCGCGTGGGGTCACGACAATTTAAAACCCATTTCCGAAGGATATCACGACTGGTTCGGGCTTGGCTTGACAATTGTGGACTCTCTCGACACGATGTACATGATGGACCTCCAAGATGAATTCGACGAAGCACGAAACTGGGTAGACCAACACCTAAAATTTGACGTAAATCGTGATGTGAATTTGTTTGAAGTCACTATTCGGGTGCTGGGAGGTCTTTTGAGCTCGTATCACTTGAGCGGTGATAAAATGTTTCTCGAAAAAGCC acggATTTGGGTAATCGGCTACTTCCGTGCTTCGATACCCCCTCGGGCATTCCATATTCCGACATTAATTTGGAAACGATGAAGGCTCATGCGCCTAAATGGTCGCCCGATAGCTCCACGAGTGAAGTTACAACGCTTCAGCTGGAGTTCCGGGACTTGTCGTACAGCGTTGGCAATCCGATTTATGAGCAAGTTGTTTCGGTGATCAATCGAAAAGTGCacgaattgaataaaaaagaggGTTTGGTGCCGATTTTCATCAATGCTCATACCGGGCAGTTCCGGGAGTATTCGACGATATCATTGGGAGCACGAGGAGATTCCTACTACGAGTATTTGTTGAAGCAGTGGATACAATTCGGgaagaaaaatgatgattt tttgatcGAAGACTACAAAACCGCCATCGATGGTGTCCTGAATCTCCTGGTGAAACGCACGCCCAAAGAAAAGCATCTCTACATCGGCGAACTGATCAACAGCAAAGATTTCAAGCCGAAAATGGACCATCTTGTGTGTTTCATGCCCGGCACTCTCATTCTCGGCTTCAAAAACGGCATGCCCGAGTCTCACTTGAATCTCGCGCGAGATTTGCTCGAAACGTGTTACCAAACGTACATGTACCAACCGACGCATTTGGCACCCGAAATCACGTATTTCAACCTGAATGGCGAAAGTGAGACCGATATGTATGTCAAAGTCAACGACGCCCATAACTTGCTGCGACCCGAATTCGTCGAGAGTTTGTATTACTTTTACGCTTTGACCGGAAATAAAACGTACCAAGACATGGGCTGGGAAGTTTTTCAGGCATTCGAGAAGTACACGAAGGTCAAACAGGGCTACACGTCAATTGGGAACgtgaaaaatgtcttgaaCACGCGACCGCGCGACATGATGGAGAGTTTCTGGCTGGGCGAGACCCTCAAATATTTCTATTTGCTCTTCAGTGACGACCGGAACGAAGtggatttggaaaaatttgtgtttaatACCGAAGCACATCCATTGCCGATACGGGAAATTCAGTAA
- the LOC134834601 gene encoding coiled-coil domain-containing protein 12, with product MTENSVGNLEQEALKRKERLAQLKRKAEGKPVFRNYKPDEAAADTKIAENVEMDAVEAQVEEQMQAMKQPIVVDEIDISNLAPRKIDWDLKRDVAKKMQILERRTQKAIAELIRERMQGNQEDISQLVNVGTAMNNKNNVDEDD from the exons ATGACTGAAAATTCCGTGGGAAATTTGGAACAAGAAGCTCTCAAGCGGAAAGAACGTTTGGCACAACTTAAACGCAAAGCCGAAGGAAAGCCCGTTTTTCGGAACTACAAGCCCGATGAAGCCGCCGCCGAcacaaaaattgctgaaaatgttgaaatggATGCCGTTGAAGCGCAAGTCGAGGAACAAATGCAAGCGATGAAGCAGCCCATTGTCGTTGACGAAATTGATATTTCGAATTTAGCACCGCGAAAAATTGATTG ggACCTGAAACGAGATGTTGCCAAAAAGATGCAAATTTTGGAGAGAAGGACACAAAAGGCGATCGCGGAACTGATTCGGGAAAGGATGCAAGGCAATCAGGAGGACATTTCGCAGTTAGTGAACGTTGGGACGGCgatgaataacaaaaataatgtgGATGAAGATGATTaa